In Nicotiana tabacum cultivar K326 chromosome 17, ASM71507v2, whole genome shotgun sequence, one DNA window encodes the following:
- the LOC107821365 gene encoding actin-depolymerizing factor 2, translated as MANSASGMAVHDDCKLKFLELKTKRAYRFIVFKIEEKQKQVIVEKLGEPAESYEDFCTHLPADECRYAVYDFDFLTKESVPKSRIFFIAWSPDTSKVRSKMIYASSKDRFKRELDGIQIELQATDPTEMGLDVFKSRAN; from the exons GCTAACTCTGCATCGGGCATGGCTGTGCACGACGATTGCAAACTGAAATTTTTGGAGTTGAAAACTAAAAGGGCTTATCGCTTCATTGTATTCAAGATTGAGGAAAAGCAAAAGCAAGTCATTGTGGAAAAGCTTGGTGAGCCGGCTGAAAGTTATGAGGACTTCTGTACACACCTGCCTGCTGATGAGTGCCGTTACGCTGTCTATGATTTTGACTTTCTGACAAAGGAGAGTGTTCCAAAGAGCAGGATTTTCTTTATTGCATG GTCTCCTGATACCTCTAAGGTTAGAAGCAAAATGATCTATGCTAGTTCCAAGGATAGATTTAAGAGGGAATTGGATGGGATTCAGATTGAGCTGCAAGCAACTGATCCAACTGAGATGGGTTTGGATGTCTTCAAAAGCCGTGCCAACTAA